In the genome of Thermoleophilia bacterium, one region contains:
- a CDS encoding deoxyhypusine synthase family protein: MTRGPITEFMLEHFKHFNAATVIDAAEAWEDHLAKGGKMFVTIAGAMSTAELGKSLAEMIRQDKIHAITCTGANLEEDIFNLVAHDFYERIPDWRMLSSADEVALHDRGMNRVTDTCIPEDEAMRRIEAAINKEWKKADDAGETHPPHYYLWQLLRTGVLADHFQIDPKDSWMIAAMEKNLPIFTPGWEDSTLGNMYAAANIDGRLSRVDVVNHGIQTMIRLADWYTETSKTSSIGFFQIGGGIAGDFPICVVPMLEQDLERPTPLWGYFCQISDSTTSYGSYSGAVPNEKITWGKLSPDTPRFIIESDATIVAPLVFAYLLGW, encoded by the coding sequence ATGACACGCGGACCAATCACGGAGTTCATGCTCGAGCATTTCAAGCACTTCAACGCGGCGACGGTCATCGATGCTGCCGAAGCTTGGGAAGACCACCTCGCCAAGGGCGGCAAGATGTTCGTGACGATTGCCGGGGCTATGTCGACGGCCGAGTTGGGCAAGTCGTTGGCCGAGATGATCCGCCAAGACAAGATCCACGCCATCACCTGTACCGGCGCTAACCTCGAAGAGGACATCTTCAATCTGGTGGCGCACGACTTCTACGAGCGTATCCCCGACTGGCGGATGCTGTCGTCCGCGGATGAGGTTGCGTTGCACGATCGCGGCATGAACCGTGTCACCGACACGTGTATCCCCGAGGACGAAGCGATGCGCCGCATCGAGGCGGCGATCAATAAGGAGTGGAAGAAGGCCGACGACGCCGGTGAGACGCACCCGCCGCACTACTACTTGTGGCAGTTGCTGCGCACCGGTGTTCTCGCCGATCACTTCCAGATCGATCCCAAAGACTCCTGGATGATCGCCGCCATGGAGAAGAACTTGCCGATCTTCACGCCCGGCTGGGAAGATTCGACACTCGGCAACATGTACGCCGCCGCCAACATCGACGGCCGGCTTTCGCGCGTCGATGTCGTCAACCACGGCATCCAGACGATGATCCGGTTGGCTGACTGGTATACGGAGACGTCGAAGACGAGCTCCATCGGTTTCTTCCAAATCGGCGGCGGCATCGCCGGCGACTTTCCGATCTGCGTGGTGCCGATGCTCGAGCAGGACCTCGAGCGGCCGACTCCGCTGTGGGGCTACTTCTGTCAGATCTCGGACTCGACGACGAGCTACGGCTCCTACTCCGGCGCGGTCCCCAACGAGAAGATTACCTGGGGCAAGCTCTCGCCGGACACGCCGCGCTTCATCATTGAGTCCGATGCGACGATCGTGGCACCGCTCGTCTTCGCGTACCTTCTCGGGTGGTAG
- a CDS encoding transglycosylase SLT domain-containing protein: protein MLSFARRRGRVKPVPDRRTGGYQPSSTWTTGILLVSPFEVCYGSRLPPVLGHGGVYAGKVAYESAGVILKRCQARSALARVVIGVLAAVGCALTLAVASSDSAAGPLETNRAKARSLGAEIAALDARIDEAVRRYAAATTKLEDARAAIGVNKRKLRVARYELGVARETLTHRAVAIYKHEGVSSLDVVFGAEDFNALVDQFVMFRRVEQSDSNLVDRVARTVRELAQRSATLEKDRREAAQLVTQRKRESATIRAQLADRRQILASVQSEIRRLVAEQARVAAAAEAAAQTPADSGGGSDGGDSGGGGDVTSHWWPLIEQAASANGVSARAMYRLMMVESGGSPTVVGAGGFVGLFQYAPKTWKGSWNPWRASSITDGEAQIRATAVALRLGYGPRWWPNTYPWAISGG from the coding sequence GTGTTGAGTTTTGCACGCAGGCGAGGTCGGGTCAAGCCTGTGCCGGATCGGCGTACCGGCGGGTACCAGCCGTCGTCGACGTGGACAACAGGAATCCTGCTTGTGTCGCCGTTTGAGGTCTGCTACGGTTCCCGTTTGCCGCCTGTGTTGGGTCACGGTGGCGTGTACGCGGGCAAAGTGGCGTACGAGTCAGCGGGGGTGATACTGAAACGCTGCCAGGCAAGAAGTGCGTTGGCGCGGGTCGTGATCGGGGTACTTGCTGCGGTGGGGTGTGCGCTGACTCTTGCCGTGGCTTCCTCCGACTCCGCCGCCGGTCCTCTCGAGACGAACCGCGCGAAGGCGCGCTCTCTCGGTGCCGAGATCGCGGCTCTCGACGCGCGCATCGACGAAGCCGTGCGACGGTATGCTGCGGCGACGACGAAGCTCGAGGATGCGCGCGCCGCGATCGGTGTCAACAAGAGGAAGCTTCGTGTGGCGCGCTACGAGCTTGGTGTGGCACGCGAGACTCTCACTCACCGCGCGGTTGCTATCTACAAGCATGAGGGCGTGTCGTCGCTCGACGTCGTCTTTGGTGCCGAGGATTTCAACGCGCTTGTCGATCAGTTCGTGATGTTCCGGCGCGTCGAGCAGAGCGACAGCAACCTCGTCGATCGCGTTGCACGAACCGTGCGCGAGTTGGCGCAGCGTTCCGCGACGCTGGAGAAGGACCGCAGAGAAGCGGCTCAGCTCGTCACGCAGCGCAAGCGCGAGTCGGCCACGATCCGTGCTCAACTCGCCGACCGTCGGCAGATCCTCGCCAGCGTGCAGTCCGAGATTCGCAGGTTGGTTGCCGAGCAGGCGCGTGTCGCAGCCGCTGCCGAGGCGGCAGCACAGACACCGGCCGACTCAGGCGGGGGTAGTGATGGTGGCGATAGCGGCGGCGGTGGCGATGTGACGTCGCACTGGTGGCCGCTCATCGAACAGGCAGCGAGCGCCAACGGCGTGAGCGCGCGGGCGATGTATCGCCTGATGATGGTCGAGTCCGGCGGTTCGCCTACGGTTGTCGGAGCGGGCGGGTTCGTCGGCTTGTTCCAGTATGCGCCAAAGACCTGGAAGGGCTCCTGGAACCCTTGGCGCGCGAGCAGCATTACGGACGGTGAGGCGCAGATCCGCGCTACGGCGGTGGCGCTGCGCCTCGGCTATGGCCCTCGGTGGTGGCCTAACACCTACCCGTGGGCCATCTCTGGCGGCTGA
- a CDS encoding nitrilase-related carbon-nitrogen hydrolase produces MGDLISRYMCCGIQYSPVELHVGPEATARNLKRMKDYFDFTYEQYSYIADASCTDYAKQIKVIAYPEYAANGYPAGSMEEALRASEEIPGPITEEIGKWCKEYDVYVMYGMGSTVPEFPKTSFDTAIIQDDKGEVVLRYHKCNPWIPDEYWPSPYDLIDIGWDLNKYPYYPVAKTSIGNWGSMICNDGMTPEGGRQLAFNGAECIYHPELLMDPWVIPPLEYYELQNRWCSVTNMCYTLAPHSGWSPIQMPPYGMQGGSLISDFEGRLLCRCPLAGVESTMQTTIDIEAVRHYRQSMPTHNGLNSFKGGLFDYFKRDITYPRHPQIAEDPEWDMYKSRAVMREAMDRFWGDYYKDCVR; encoded by the coding sequence ATGGGTGACTTGATTTCTCGTTACATGTGTTGCGGTATTCAGTACAGCCCGGTTGAGCTGCACGTCGGCCCCGAGGCCACCGCGCGCAACCTCAAGCGGATGAAGGACTACTTCGACTTCACGTACGAGCAGTACAGCTACATCGCTGATGCGTCCTGCACCGACTACGCGAAGCAGATCAAGGTCATCGCCTATCCTGAGTACGCCGCCAACGGTTATCCGGCCGGCTCGATGGAAGAGGCTCTGCGTGCCTCCGAGGAGATCCCCGGTCCGATCACCGAGGAAATCGGCAAGTGGTGCAAGGAGTACGACGTCTACGTCATGTACGGCATGGGCTCCACGGTGCCGGAGTTCCCGAAGACCTCCTTCGACACCGCCATCATCCAGGATGACAAGGGCGAGGTCGTCCTTCGTTACCACAAGTGCAACCCGTGGATCCCGGATGAGTACTGGCCGAGCCCGTACGACCTGATCGACATCGGTTGGGACCTCAACAAGTATCCCTATTACCCCGTCGCCAAGACGAGCATCGGTAACTGGGGCTCCATGATCTGCAACGACGGTATGACCCCTGAGGGTGGCCGTCAGCTCGCCTTCAACGGCGCCGAGTGTATCTATCACCCCGAGCTCCTCATGGACCCGTGGGTCATCCCGCCGCTCGAGTACTATGAGCTGCAGAACCGTTGGTGCAGCGTCACCAACATGTGCTACACCCTCGCTCCGCACTCCGGCTGGTCCCCGATCCAGATGCCGCCGTACGGCATGCAGGGCGGCTCGCTGATCAGCGACTTCGAGGGTCGTCTCCTCTGCCGCTGCCCGCTGGCCGGCGTCGAGAGCACGATGCAGACCACGATCGACATCGAGGCTGTGCGCCACTACCGTCAGTCGATGCCGACCCACAACGGTCTCAACAGCTTCAAGGGTGGTCTCTTCGACTACTTCAAGCGCGACATCACCTACCCGCGTCATCCTCAGATCGCCGAGGATCCCGAGTGGGATATGTACAAGTCCCGCGCCGTCATGCGCGAGGCCATGGATCGCTTCTGGGGCGACTACTACAAGGACTGCGTCCGCTAA
- the speA gene encoding biosynthetic arginine decarboxylase, whose amino-acid sequence MESRAPNGVAERPQWTRDDADAVYNVSRWGDGYFDIGADGHLYVVPERTAEGPRIDIVDVVEEIKAQGIEFPVVLRFGDILRAAVVALNEAFREMIAEAEYQGQYVGVYPVKVNQMREVIEEILDAGAPYHYGLEAGSKPELLAALAMNDDHQALTVLNGFKDEDYLRLALLGRTLGREVIVVIEQFYELRTLLRLADEMDVKPLIGVRAKIMAEGCGRWCDSGGERAKFGLTTAEILRVVELLKEEDRLDCLRLLHFHVGSQVTDIKTIKEAVREGARVYAKLAQLGAPLQYFDVGGGLGVDYDGSRSTSNSSMNYKMRDYAADVVYITKEVCDAERVAHPSIVSESGRAVTARHSCLITNVIDTIEAAYADYPAEGVNSSVMIANMREILDLLSRDNVQEMYNDALDIKRESRNAFRLGILTLEQRAVIETLFWRVSKAIAEMLPEMEFIPDNLWDIDEDVSLQYLCNFSVFQSIPDSWAIGQLLPVAPIQRLTDKPDVNATIVDITCDSDGKIDTFIDVSETKSLLPLHRLSPGEEYYIGLFLTGAYQDVIGDFHNLFGRVNEVHVFCDDDDPTDFYVEEVIKGSSAGSVLEAMQYNPEAMAYTVKKHIDRCVGEGAINPRGGVRLVDFYEQCLKAYTYLK is encoded by the coding sequence GTGGAGTCGCGAGCGCCGAACGGCGTCGCGGAGCGGCCGCAGTGGACGAGAGACGACGCGGACGCCGTCTACAACGTGAGTCGGTGGGGCGATGGCTACTTCGACATCGGCGCCGACGGCCATCTCTACGTCGTGCCCGAACGCACCGCCGAGGGTCCACGAATCGACATCGTCGATGTGGTCGAAGAGATCAAGGCGCAAGGGATCGAGTTCCCCGTCGTCCTGCGTTTCGGCGATATCCTGCGCGCGGCCGTTGTGGCCCTCAACGAGGCTTTTCGCGAGATGATCGCCGAGGCTGAGTACCAAGGGCAGTACGTCGGCGTCTATCCGGTCAAGGTTAATCAGATGCGCGAGGTCATCGAGGAGATCCTCGATGCCGGGGCGCCGTATCACTACGGGCTCGAGGCCGGCTCCAAGCCAGAACTGCTGGCCGCCCTGGCCATGAACGACGACCACCAAGCGCTCACTGTCCTCAACGGCTTCAAAGACGAAGACTACTTGCGCCTTGCGTTGCTCGGACGAACGCTCGGGCGCGAGGTCATCGTCGTCATCGAGCAGTTCTACGAGTTGCGCACGCTTCTGCGGCTCGCCGACGAGATGGATGTGAAGCCGCTCATCGGAGTGCGCGCCAAAATCATGGCAGAGGGCTGTGGACGGTGGTGCGATTCCGGCGGCGAGCGCGCCAAGTTCGGCCTCACGACGGCTGAGATCCTGCGCGTGGTCGAGCTCCTCAAAGAAGAGGATCGGCTCGATTGCCTCAGGCTTCTGCACTTCCACGTCGGCTCTCAGGTTACCGACATCAAGACGATCAAGGAGGCGGTGCGCGAAGGGGCGCGTGTCTACGCCAAGCTCGCGCAGTTGGGCGCGCCGTTGCAGTACTTCGACGTGGGCGGCGGTCTCGGCGTCGACTACGACGGGTCGCGATCGACGTCGAACTCCTCCATGAACTACAAGATGCGCGACTACGCCGCCGACGTCGTGTACATCACCAAGGAGGTGTGCGATGCCGAGCGCGTCGCGCACCCCAGTATTGTCTCCGAATCGGGGCGCGCCGTCACGGCGCGCCACTCGTGTCTGATCACAAATGTCATCGACACGATCGAGGCCGCGTACGCCGACTACCCGGCGGAGGGCGTCAACTCGAGCGTCATGATCGCCAATATGCGCGAGATCCTCGATCTCCTGTCACGCGACAACGTGCAGGAGATGTACAACGATGCTCTCGACATCAAGCGCGAGTCGCGCAACGCCTTTCGTTTGGGCATTCTCACGCTCGAGCAGCGCGCCGTCATCGAAACACTCTTCTGGCGCGTCTCCAAGGCCATCGCCGAGATGCTCCCGGAGATGGAGTTCATCCCCGACAACCTCTGGGACATCGACGAGGACGTCTCACTGCAGTACCTCTGCAACTTCTCCGTGTTTCAGTCGATCCCCGACTCGTGGGCCATTGGCCAGCTTCTGCCGGTTGCTCCCATCCAGCGACTAACCGACAAGCCGGACGTCAACGCAACGATCGTCGATATCACCTGCGACTCTGACGGAAAGATCGACACCTTCATCGACGTCAGCGAGACCAAGTCGCTTCTTCCGCTGCACCGCTTGTCTCCTGGGGAGGAGTACTACATCGGTCTCTTTCTCACCGGCGCGTACCAGGATGTGATCGGCGACTTCCACAACCTCTTCGGCCGCGTCAACGAGGTGCACGTCTTCTGCGACGATGACGACCCCACCGACTTCTACGTCGAGGAGGTCATCAAGGGATCGTCGGCCGGGAGCGTGCTGGAGGCGATGCAGTACAACCCTGAAGCTATGGCGTACACGGTGAAGAAGCACATCGACCGCTGTGTCGGCGAGGGCGCCATCAACCCGCGCGGCGGGGTGCGTCTCGTCGATTTCTACGAACAGTGCCTCAAGGCATACACGTACCTGAAGTAA
- a CDS encoding ornithine carbamoyltransferase (catalyzes the formation of L-citrulline from carbamoyl phosphate and L-ornithine in arginine biosynthesis and degradation) — protein sequence MATKTLESMHSVSIDDIWKYFSTATIIKDFMLKDGYKPTFFQNNQVLATVWERPSLRTRVSFETGFQALGGGVITLKAYPPNAADIIFKEDVRDQANVLESMCDLVMARTYSHETIAKLGAAMDIPLINGMSDMAHPVQQLTDLFTILEHKGKLEGLKVAYMGEGTGNTCQDWLIAAASVGMNFVLATPDYSKHQLLQDLNFGMPDQRWVDEAQKRAKQTGATITFTNDPIAAAKDADVIYTDSWIAYDVPAEKEKANEIREIFLPYQVNLDLLKLAPNAMVMHCQPMYRGFEITEEVTSHPQCAVSPEAENRYHLQKGVMVELLKPGV from the coding sequence ATGGCAACAAAGACTCTGGAGTCGATGCACAGCGTGTCGATCGATGACATCTGGAAGTATTTCTCGACGGCGACGATCATCAAGGACTTCATGCTGAAGGACGGCTACAAGCCGACCTTCTTCCAGAACAACCAAGTCCTCGCGACCGTCTGGGAGCGCCCCTCGCTGCGCACCCGCGTCTCCTTCGAGACCGGCTTCCAGGCCCTCGGCGGCGGCGTCATCACCCTGAAGGCGTACCCGCCGAACGCCGCTGACATCATCTTCAAGGAAGACGTCCGCGACCAAGCCAACGTGCTCGAGAGCATGTGCGATCTCGTGATGGCTCGTACCTACAGCCACGAGACCATCGCCAAGCTCGGCGCTGCCATGGACATCCCGCTGATCAACGGCATGAGCGACATGGCTCACCCGGTCCAGCAGCTCACCGACCTCTTCACCATCCTTGAGCACAAGGGCAAGCTTGAGGGCCTCAAGGTCGCCTACATGGGCGAGGGCACGGGCAACACCTGCCAGGACTGGCTCATCGCCGCCGCTAGCGTCGGCATGAACTTCGTCCTTGCGACGCCGGACTACTCGAAGCATCAGCTCCTCCAGGACCTGAACTTCGGTATGCCGGATCAGCGTTGGGTCGACGAGGCGCAGAAGCGTGCCAAGCAGACCGGCGCCACCATCACGTTCACCAACGATCCGATTGCGGCCGCCAAGGACGCAGACGTCATCTACACCGACAGCTGGATCGCCTACGACGTGCCGGCCGAGAAGGAGAAGGCGAACGAGATCCGCGAGATCTTCCTTCCGTACCAGGTCAACCTGGACCTCCTCAAGCTCGCCCCGAACGCCATGGTCATGCATTGCCAGCCGATGTATCGCGGCTTCGAGATCACCGAGGAAGTCACGTCGCACCCGCAGTGCGCCGTGTCGCCTGAGGCTGAGAACCGTTACCACCTGCAGAAGGGCGTGATGGTCGAGCTTCTCAAGCCGGGCGTCTGA
- a CDS encoding cation:proton antiporter, producing the protein MLAHLAVESSAIAWSFMQAGAVLVALALLARLAISTGFSPIPLYLIAGVLLSLITPAEVSEPTMAVESQIAVVLLLFMLGLEYSGEEITASIKASIGAGATDFALNFPPGFLVGLLLGWTPIEALLLGGVTYISSSSIIAKALDDLDRLGNRETPAVLSILVIEDLVMAPYLPIVVVLLAGGGIVTGLVSVSLAVAAVATTLWVALRHGQRLSHGISHTSDEVVLLTVVGGLLFASGGAELLHVSGAVVAFLLGLAISGALAERAHRLFSPLRDLFAALFFVLFGFQIDVGAIPAVAAPAAGLFVLTALTKMLTGWLATRKMIGIPGRLRAGAALVARGEFSIIIAGLALAAGSTRPIGALAATYVLISAITGPLMMRYAVSATRLTTLVARRHR; encoded by the coding sequence ATGCTTGCTCACCTAGCGGTCGAGTCAAGCGCGATCGCCTGGTCGTTCATGCAGGCCGGTGCGGTGCTCGTTGCTCTGGCACTCCTCGCCCGCCTGGCGATCTCTACCGGCTTCTCGCCGATCCCGCTCTACCTCATCGCCGGCGTCCTCCTCTCCCTCATCACACCCGCCGAGGTGAGCGAGCCGACCATGGCCGTCGAGTCACAGATCGCCGTCGTCCTCCTCCTCTTCATGCTCGGCCTCGAGTACTCGGGCGAAGAGATCACGGCCAGCATCAAGGCAAGTATCGGAGCAGGCGCTACGGACTTCGCCCTCAACTTTCCCCCCGGCTTCCTCGTGGGTCTGCTCCTGGGATGGACTCCGATCGAGGCGCTGCTCCTCGGCGGCGTCACCTACATCTCGTCTTCCAGCATCATCGCCAAGGCGCTCGACGACCTCGACCGACTCGGCAACCGAGAGACGCCGGCGGTGCTGTCGATCCTCGTGATCGAAGACCTCGTCATGGCGCCATACCTGCCCATCGTCGTAGTGCTCCTGGCAGGCGGCGGAATCGTGACCGGCTTGGTCTCGGTGAGCCTCGCCGTGGCCGCCGTGGCCACGACGCTGTGGGTAGCCTTACGCCACGGCCAGCGCCTCAGTCACGGCATCTCCCACACGAGCGACGAGGTCGTTCTCCTGACCGTCGTCGGCGGCTTGCTGTTCGCTAGCGGCGGCGCAGAGTTGCTCCACGTCTCCGGCGCCGTCGTCGCGTTCCTTCTCGGCCTCGCCATCTCCGGCGCGCTCGCCGAGCGCGCTCACCGCCTCTTCAGCCCCCTCCGCGACCTGTTCGCGGCCCTCTTCTTCGTCCTCTTCGGCTTTCAGATCGATGTTGGCGCAATCCCGGCCGTGGCTGCACCCGCTGCAGGCCTATTCGTCCTCACGGCGCTCACGAAGATGCTCACCGGATGGTTGGCGACGCGAAAGATGATCGGCATTCCCGGCCGCTTGCGCGCCGGGGCGGCGCTCGTCGCCCGCGGCGAATTCAGCATCATCATCGCGGGCCTGGCGCTTGCCGCCGGCAGCACGAGACCAATAGGAGCGCTCGCCGCCACGTACGTGCTGATCTCGGCGATTACCGGTCCGCTGATGATGCGCTATGCCGTGAGCGCCACACGCCTGACGACACTAGTCGCCCGGCGCCACCGCTAG
- the ppk2 gene encoding polyphosphate kinase 2: MYTAELRRLQVELVKLQEWIRYSGLRVAVVFEGRDAAGKGGTIKRITEYLNPRVARIAALAAPSDRERTEWYFQRYIAQLPAGGEMVLFDRSWYNRAGVERVMGFCTEDEVWDFFRACPEFERMLIRSGLILVKYWFSVSDEEQERRFRARVEDPLKQWKLSPMDLESRLRWVEYSQAKDEMFSYTDTKDSPWWVVNADDKRRARLNVMSHLLSMIPYEDVTPKGVTLLERPADRGYIRPPIESQTFVPEIY; encoded by the coding sequence ATCTACACGGCGGAACTGCGCAGACTTCAAGTCGAGCTCGTCAAGCTCCAGGAGTGGATTCGCTACTCTGGCCTGCGTGTCGCCGTTGTCTTCGAGGGGCGCGACGCCGCGGGCAAGGGTGGCACCATCAAGCGCATCACCGAGTATCTCAATCCTCGTGTGGCGCGCATCGCGGCGCTGGCCGCGCCCAGCGATCGTGAGCGCACCGAGTGGTACTTCCAACGCTACATCGCGCAACTCCCGGCGGGCGGCGAGATGGTCCTGTTCGATCGCTCCTGGTACAACCGTGCCGGCGTCGAGCGCGTGATGGGATTCTGCACCGAGGATGAGGTGTGGGACTTCTTCCGCGCCTGCCCCGAGTTTGAGCGCATGCTCATCCGTAGCGGCCTCATCCTCGTCAAGTACTGGTTCAGCGTGAGCGACGAGGAGCAGGAGCGGCGCTTTCGGGCGCGCGTCGAGGACCCGCTCAAGCAGTGGAAGCTCAGCCCCATGGATCTCGAGAGCCGGCTTCGCTGGGTGGAGTACTCCCAGGCCAAGGACGAGATGTTCTCCTACACGGACACCAAGGACTCGCCCTGGTGGGTGGTGAATGCGGACGACAAGCGCCGCGCACGGCTGAATGTCATGAGTCACCTGCTCAGCATGATTCCCTATGAGGACGTTACTCCCAAGGGCGTGACTCTGCTCGAGCGTCCGGCGGATCGGGGTTACATCCGTCCGCCAATCGAATCGCAGACGTTCGTCCCGGAGATCTACTGA
- a CDS encoding carbon-nitrogen hydrolase family protein, producing MVDGAEESRRLRVAAVQLRVGTVKDDNLDRALRLIDEAAAAGASLVVLPECFTYIGPPESFAAAAESIPGPTTAVLAAKAREHGIVLHAGSIVEDRQELAPGAPHLSNTSCLFDRGGELVATYRKTHLFDVAVGSEVAVRESATIVAGDELVSVPGHGFTLGLSICYDVRFPELYRALAAVGADLFVVPAAFAAATGRAHWEVLLRARAIENGAYVVAAAQHGHAAAWPMHGHSLVVDPWGAVLGELPEGDGIVLAELDPAVVAQRRAQIPALRHRRPELYERPVNSARSLAFW from the coding sequence GTGGTAGACGGCGCTGAGGAGTCGCGCCGCTTGCGTGTCGCGGCGGTTCAGTTGCGCGTGGGCACGGTCAAGGACGACAATCTGGACCGTGCTCTTCGCCTCATCGACGAGGCGGCTGCGGCGGGTGCAAGTCTTGTTGTGCTGCCGGAGTGCTTCACCTACATCGGGCCGCCGGAGAGCTTCGCCGCGGCGGCCGAGTCGATCCCGGGACCGACGACCGCTGTGCTGGCGGCGAAAGCGCGGGAACACGGCATCGTTCTCCATGCGGGGAGCATCGTCGAGGACCGGCAGGAGTTGGCGCCGGGGGCCCCGCACTTGAGCAACACGAGTTGCCTCTTCGACCGCGGCGGCGAGCTCGTAGCGACATATCGCAAGACGCACCTCTTCGACGTCGCCGTGGGCTCCGAGGTGGCGGTGCGCGAGTCGGCTACGATCGTCGCCGGCGACGAGCTCGTCAGTGTTCCCGGCCACGGCTTCACGCTCGGTCTCTCGATCTGCTATGACGTGCGTTTTCCGGAGCTATACCGAGCCCTCGCCGCGGTCGGTGCCGATCTCTTCGTCGTCCCGGCGGCATTCGCCGCGGCGACGGGACGCGCGCACTGGGAAGTTCTCCTTCGCGCGCGCGCGATAGAAAATGGAGCCTACGTGGTGGCGGCCGCGCAGCACGGACACGCGGCCGCCTGGCCGATGCACGGCCACAGCCTCGTGGTCGATCCCTGGGGCGCTGTTCTCGGTGAATTGCCCGAGGGCGACGGCATCGTTTTGGCCGAGCTCGACCCGGCTGTCGTCGCTCAGCGTCGAGCGCAAATCCCGGCTCTTCGGCACCGTCGGCCCGAGCTCTATGAGCGACCCGTCAACAGCGCTCGGTCTCTTGCCTTTTGGTAG
- a CDS encoding TrkA C-terminal domain-containing protein, producing the protein MPEIIETRLPGVGIRHEFVTSRGERLGIITHHSGRRELIFCAACDPDVCRDVVRLEEDDVRTLSDILGQSQVVENVNAMHLSLQGLTIDWLPVTAEAPCASCTLYDVEHHDETPASIVAVVRNGKTIAAPPSSFELEPGDTAVVVGTPEGAAALAKLLLGE; encoded by the coding sequence ATGCCAGAGATCATCGAGACACGGCTACCAGGTGTCGGCATCCGCCACGAGTTCGTCACGTCGCGTGGCGAGCGCCTGGGCATCATCACGCACCACAGCGGTCGGCGTGAGCTCATCTTCTGCGCCGCCTGCGACCCAGACGTCTGCCGTGATGTCGTTCGCCTGGAAGAAGACGACGTCCGCACCCTCAGCGACATCCTCGGTCAGTCGCAGGTCGTTGAGAACGTCAACGCCATGCACTTGAGCCTCCAGGGACTCACCATCGACTGGCTGCCGGTGACCGCCGAGGCCCCCTGCGCCAGCTGCACGCTCTACGACGTCGAGCATCACGACGAGACACCAGCGTCGATCGTCGCCGTCGTGCGTAACGGCAAGACCATTGCCGCTCCGCCCTCGAGCTTCGAACTCGAACCGGGAGACACCGCTGTCGTCGTGGGAACGCCCGAGGGAGCCGCAGCGCTGGCAAAGCTGCTCCTAGGCGAATAG